A region of SAR324 cluster bacterium DNA encodes the following proteins:
- a CDS encoding cyclic nucleotide-binding domain-containing protein, which translates to MSQYVILCVEYDPSFLKQMLDELQPLTSQFVVIGVTTVADARQKLHEMHQNNQNPCVIVCENQMPDIQGSVFFVELMQNIFTRDSRKILLGQDTNAHTLIEAVNSARLDYFIPKPWKTGDLLQTVVAQATTHILAKDPNPLAFLQTLEHDRIIQTHLQKQFRKIQDGFLESSAMTDQELTLKLIGAMYTHFASTNNVNKTYRRYSANHKLTVEGETSKFLWFVAKGEVVHKKQLSDGTLQEVMKEGEGAIVGLMSFVSNEKAFVSTQTTCSTEVIKLDREAFAEVMSANNELLPLFTNLLIRHLNRRLRKSISTELKLQETLKTLSFAEQKLIESEKMSVLGQLVAGVAHELNNPVAAIIRSTEHLKEGIPYILDSDLSREWYPLGRDVMLRSMTSPPLSTSETRARTKAVTQWYDSMSLARKVVQLELDGENHYKKYFKKLNESQLEEVIDYLNNFYQMGNFLRNIEVCGSRIAEMVKGLKTHAQQDTLVKRTEKVQDQLEDTLMIFSNKLKNIEIVREYQELPPIECLPAELNQVWTNLLSNSIEAMKEQGIIRITTQMSPDSQDETMIQVIVEDNGPGIPQAHLQQIFDINYTTKREGNFGLGIGLTSCQQIVRKHQGKIVVESEETVYTRVTVTLPVRNPELE; encoded by the coding sequence ATGTCTCAGTATGTTATTTTATGCGTAGAGTATGATCCTTCTTTTTTGAAGCAGATGCTGGATGAACTGCAACCGTTGACCAGCCAGTTTGTTGTTATTGGTGTTACCACAGTGGCGGACGCACGACAGAAACTGCATGAAATGCATCAGAATAATCAGAATCCATGTGTGATCGTATGTGAAAATCAAATGCCGGATATCCAGGGTTCCGTTTTTTTTGTGGAATTGATGCAAAATATTTTTACCAGGGATTCCCGTAAAATTCTTCTGGGGCAAGATACCAATGCTCATACCCTGATTGAAGCTGTCAATAGCGCCCGTCTGGATTATTTTATTCCCAAACCATGGAAAACCGGGGATTTGCTCCAAACTGTAGTGGCTCAGGCAACCACTCATATTCTGGCAAAGGATCCCAATCCATTAGCCTTCCTGCAGACATTGGAACATGACCGGATCATTCAGACACATCTCCAGAAACAGTTCAGAAAAATTCAGGATGGTTTTCTGGAGTCAAGCGCCATGACAGATCAGGAACTGACGCTTAAATTGATCGGTGCCATGTATACCCATTTTGCGTCCACCAATAATGTGAATAAAACCTATCGTCGTTACAGTGCCAATCATAAACTGACGGTGGAAGGTGAAACCAGCAAATTTCTCTGGTTTGTGGCCAAGGGGGAAGTCGTCCATAAAAAACAACTGTCCGATGGCACCTTGCAGGAAGTGATGAAAGAAGGAGAAGGCGCGATTGTTGGACTCATGTCCTTTGTGAGCAATGAAAAAGCTTTCGTGTCCACTCAAACCACTTGTTCCACAGAAGTGATCAAACTGGACCGGGAAGCGTTTGCGGAAGTCATGAGTGCCAATAATGAGCTGTTACCCCTGTTCACCAATTTATTGATTCGACACCTGAATCGTCGTCTTCGCAAAAGTATTTCCACTGAACTCAAATTGCAGGAAACACTCAAAACTCTCAGCTTTGCCGAGCAAAAACTGATCGAATCGGAAAAAATGAGTGTTTTAGGACAACTGGTGGCCGGTGTGGCACATGAACTCAATAATCCTGTGGCGGCGATCATTCGTTCAACCGAACATCTGAAAGAGGGGATTCCCTATATTCTTGATTCAGACCTTTCCCGTGAATGGTATCCCCTCGGTAGGGATGTGATGCTTCGATCCATGACATCACCACCACTATCCACTTCGGAAACAAGGGCTCGAACCAAAGCTGTCACTCAATGGTATGACTCCATGAGCCTGGCCCGAAAAGTGGTGCAACTGGAATTGGATGGTGAAAACCATTACAAAAAATATTTCAAGAAACTCAATGAATCCCAACTGGAAGAAGTCATTGATTATCTCAATAATTTTTATCAGATGGGAAATTTTCTCAGAAATATTGAAGTGTGTGGATCTCGTATTGCGGAAATGGTGAAGGGGCTCAAAACCCATGCCCAGCAGGATACCTTGGTTAAACGCACAGAAAAGGTTCAGGATCAACTGGAAGACACGCTGATGATTTTTTCCAACAAACTTAAAAATATTGAAATTGTAAGAGAATATCAGGAGTTACCTCCTATTGAATGTCTTCCGGCAGAATTGAATCAGGTGTGGACCAATTTGCTATCAAACTCCATTGAAGCCATGAAAGAACAGGGCATTATCCGGATCACCACCCAGATGTCGCCTGATTCGCAGGACGAAACCATGATTCAGGTTATTGTGGAAGACAATGGCCCGGGTATTCCACAGGCTCAT
- a CDS encoding SLC13/DASS family transporter — protein sequence MKVKLFISILIPLLVLLMPTSWIPIAGITVIEHRMLAIFFAALFFWILEPIPIFATSVVVVILELLMISDKGLIWLRGSGEMFGTPLKYAALLQTFAAPVIMLFLGGLFLAAAATKYKLDVNLARVMLKPFGKNPSMVLLGFMLITAVFSMFMSNTATTALMLAIVAPVLQLFKADDPGKIAFVLSVPFAANVGGMGTPIGTPPNAIGIKYLTGNMAVTFGEWTTFGVPFAIIMLLAVWGLLITFSKPREKSMELAVKGKFRTDWKAIVVYVTFALSIILWLTGSVHGLNSYTVAMLPIGVFITTGILTVEDMKKLSWDVLWLIAGGIALGDGLENTGLSKHIVESIPFATLSPWMIMISATMLAVVMSTFISNTATANLLLPIMAALAATIPSLADVGGAKMLIIAIAFSCSFAMALPISTPPNALAYATGMVDNKQMVKTGSIVGILGLLLLYVMVFVLKAVGFV from the coding sequence GCCATCTTTTTTGCGGCGTTGTTTTTCTGGATTCTGGAACCCATTCCGATTTTCGCGACGTCTGTGGTGGTGGTGATTCTGGAACTGCTGATGATTTCTGACAAAGGTCTCATCTGGTTACGTGGCAGTGGAGAAATGTTTGGTACGCCACTGAAATACGCGGCATTACTGCAAACTTTTGCCGCACCAGTCATCATGCTGTTTTTAGGAGGGTTGTTTCTGGCCGCCGCCGCAACCAAATACAAACTGGATGTGAATCTGGCCCGGGTGATGCTCAAACCTTTTGGAAAAAACCCTTCCATGGTTCTGCTTGGATTCATGCTGATTACTGCTGTGTTTTCCATGTTCATGAGCAACACAGCTACAACCGCCTTGATGTTGGCCATCGTAGCGCCTGTCCTGCAACTATTTAAAGCCGATGATCCTGGAAAAATCGCTTTTGTGCTGAGTGTCCCTTTTGCAGCAAATGTCGGTGGCATGGGAACACCCATCGGAACACCGCCCAACGCCATTGGTATCAAATATCTGACAGGAAACATGGCCGTCACTTTTGGTGAATGGACCACTTTTGGCGTTCCGTTTGCCATCATCATGCTGTTGGCCGTATGGGGTTTGCTGATCACTTTTTCAAAACCACGTGAAAAATCCATGGAATTGGCGGTCAAAGGTAAATTCAGAACTGACTGGAAAGCTATTGTGGTGTATGTGACCTTTGCGCTCAGCATCATCCTGTGGCTCACTGGATCTGTTCACGGCTTGAACTCATACACGGTTGCCATGCTTCCGATTGGCGTATTCATCACAACCGGAATTTTGACGGTGGAGGATATGAAAAAACTGAGTTGGGATGTGCTTTGGCTGATTGCCGGAGGTATCGCGCTGGGTGATGGTCTGGAAAATACAGGTTTGAGTAAACACATTGTCGAAAGTATCCCCTTTGCGACGCTTTCGCCCTGGATGATCATGATTTCCGCCACAATGCTGGCAGTTGTGATGTCCACCTTCATTTCCAATACGGCAACGGCCAACTTGCTTCTGCCCATCATGGCGGCTTTAGCCGCGACCATTCCTTCATTGGCAGATGTGGGTGGGGCGAAAATGCTCATCATCGCCATCGCGTTTTCCTGTTCTTTCGCCATGGCCCTGCCCATCAGTACACCGCCCAATGCGCTGGCTTACGCGACGGGGATGGTGGATAATAAACAGATGGTCAAAACCGGTAGTATTGTCGGGATTCTGGGACTGCTTCTGCTTTATGTGATGGTCTTTGTCCTCAAAGCGGTTGGGTTTGTTTAA